In Zingiber officinale cultivar Zhangliang chromosome 6A, Zo_v1.1, whole genome shotgun sequence, a single genomic region encodes these proteins:
- the LOC121997115 gene encoding uncharacterized protein LOC121997115 isoform X2, giving the protein MAASQPLLLWCSLRSLPRAASSNSFEPRLGRREVLLRSSEVAALAAIFQFGGTKPSYLGVQKNPPSLALCPATNNCISTAEEITDNQHYAPPWNYNPEDGNRKNPISKEEAITELLQVTTLKPDNFTPLIAERREDYIRVEYQSPIMGFIDDVEFWFPPGKNSIVEYRSASRTGNFDFDVNKKRIKALRLELEKKGWASQGNF; this is encoded by the exons ATGGCAGCGTCGCAACCACTTCTTCTCTGGTGCTCACTCCGATCGCTTCCAAGGGCTGCCAGTTCCAACTCCTTCGAGCCACGCCTAGGAAGAAG GGAAGTGTTGCTGAGGAGCAGCGAAGTTGCAGCATTAGCAGCTATCTTCCAGTTCGG TGGAACAAAACCCAGCTATCTCGGAGTTCAGAAGAATCCTCCTTCTCTAGCACTGTGCCCTGCAACCAATAACTGCATATCTACTGCAGAGGAGATTACCGATAACCAACACTATGCTCCCCCTTG GAATTACAATCCTGAAGATGGAAATAGGAAGAACCCAATAAGCAAAGAGGAAGCCATCACCGAGCTTCTTCAG GTGACAACACTGAAGCCCGATAATTTTACTCCTCTTATCGCTGAAAGAAGAGAAGACTACATCAGAGTTGAATACCAAAGTCCTATAATGGGT TTTATTGACGACGTCGAGTTTTGGTTCCCACCCGGAAAGAACTCCATCGTAGAGTATCGTTCAGCATCCCGTACCGGGAACTTCGACTTTGATGTCAATAAGAAGAGGATAAAG GCATTGCGGTTGGAACTAGAGAAAAAGGGTTGGGCTTCTCAGGGGAACTTCTAA
- the LOC121997115 gene encoding uncharacterized protein LOC121997115 isoform X1: MAASQPLLLWCSLRSLPRAASSNSFEPRLGRREVLLRSSEVAALAAIFQFGGTKPSYLGVQKNPPSLALCPATNNCISTAEEITDNQHYAPPWNYNPEDGNRKNPISKEEAITELLQVVTTLKPDNFTPLIAERREDYIRVEYQSPIMGFIDDVEFWFPPGKNSIVEYRSASRTGNFDFDVNKKRIKALRLELEKKGWASQGNF; the protein is encoded by the exons ATGGCAGCGTCGCAACCACTTCTTCTCTGGTGCTCACTCCGATCGCTTCCAAGGGCTGCCAGTTCCAACTCCTTCGAGCCACGCCTAGGAAGAAG GGAAGTGTTGCTGAGGAGCAGCGAAGTTGCAGCATTAGCAGCTATCTTCCAGTTCGG TGGAACAAAACCCAGCTATCTCGGAGTTCAGAAGAATCCTCCTTCTCTAGCACTGTGCCCTGCAACCAATAACTGCATATCTACTGCAGAGGAGATTACCGATAACCAACACTATGCTCCCCCTTG GAATTACAATCCTGAAGATGGAAATAGGAAGAACCCAATAAGCAAAGAGGAAGCCATCACCGAGCTTCTTCAGGTG GTGACAACACTGAAGCCCGATAATTTTACTCCTCTTATCGCTGAAAGAAGAGAAGACTACATCAGAGTTGAATACCAAAGTCCTATAATGGGT TTTATTGACGACGTCGAGTTTTGGTTCCCACCCGGAAAGAACTCCATCGTAGAGTATCGTTCAGCATCCCGTACCGGGAACTTCGACTTTGATGTCAATAAGAAGAGGATAAAG GCATTGCGGTTGGAACTAGAGAAAAAGGGTTGGGCTTCTCAGGGGAACTTCTAA